The sequence TGTGATCAGGATATGTGATCGATCGGGATATATCTCCACCGGTAGAATCGGTATCTCTACCCTATATAATAGACAATAATAATGAGAAATTTGTGGAATTTTCTCACTGCCGTGACAATTATTTCTGGTAACTCTCATATGAGTATCTATCCCAGACTCGTCATCACTATGAAATAAGTATATTCTCCATTTTTCAGGGAGGGCTTCATCCAAGTCACAGTCTACTTTGAAAACATGAAGATCGAGCACATATATGAAACGCCATCGTATGAGGTATTAGCATATTCATCAATGTATAAAAGCCTCGGATGAGAACCTGTATGTTTATTTATATTTAGGAATTTGTCTTGAGATGGACATGTGACGGCGATTGCCATATCAGATCTCTAAGCTAAAGGTTATTTATCTTAGTTTTTACCAGTGAGAGTGATACTCGGGCATTCATCTGGTTCTTGGTTGATTTGCATTGTTTGGTTTTTTTGTTGAGTTATAGACTGATCAGTGTACCTGCAAATatatagattgattgattgaccgGTCAATTGATTATTTGATCGATCTATCAactgattgactgattgactgattgattgattgattggttgattggttgattgattgattgattgattgattggttgattgacagGTGGAGAACCTGCTGGGAGACATCGGGGGCCAGCTGGGGCTGTGGATGGGGATCTCCATCATGACTGTGATCGAGCTGGCGGAGTTCCTCACGGATGTGGTCATATTTCTCACCATGAGGAGGTAAAGGATACACCTTGTTGTTCGCAAATtgcagttacccaagcaactggatataattttggaaatggtcagacgtttcaggtagaatccacgacctttcatcagtgacactgagtaatattgttacctggatgtctaaccttcatcattatcattacagTCAGCAGGTACACATCCGAGTAATGTAGCGCACCGAAATTTTCAAAAAATCTGTGTTTTTAAAGAaataagaaggaaaaaaacgaaTCTGTAACGCCCAATTCCAAAATGATAGCGTGTCCCCGGAAGAGGCATTTTAAAGTCGGGTTTACTAAGGGTACTAGCTGAAAGTGCACCCTCTGCACCTGCGTGTAATAATGACTTTAACCCTTCTTCCCTATTCTGTACTACAGGAAGAAAGCCGGACAGCCGAGCCCACCGGACGTGGAGTCAGACCTTCCTCGGGACCCTACCGCCGGACTGCCCGCCGGGCCTTACATCGTCATGCCCCGGCAGTTTCCCCTGACCGAGGTGGTACCGAACCGGTCCAAGATCGTCCCCAGATATCCGATTATGAAAGGCAGTTGGCGTAACGCCACTTTTACCGAGGTGTAAAGGTTAATAAgaagacatgtaacgttactgtatcTAGCACTGACGGAAATGATATTCTGTAGCGCAATCCTCCTGATGCGTTTTCAAAAGTTATTCGTTAAAGAATGTGTTGTTTTCGCATANNNNNNNNNNNNNNNNNNNNNNNNNNNNNNNNNNNNNNNNNNNNNNNNNNNNNNNNNNNNNNNNNNNNNNNNNNNNNNNNNNNNNNNNNNNNNNNNNNNNTGACTACATCAGATTTCCGGTATCTACTTCTGTTGTGGGCGGTGTGTTTTCTAATTTTTGCACAGTCTGGGACTGAAACATGCATTTAATAGGTATGTCTCATTTTCCAAGAGAGAGTTGTGCTTCCCATGCAGTCACACAACAATGGCCAAATCCCTACACCTCTGATTGCTGTTAAGAATACAGCCTGCAATAATAATGTAATGTGAATGTAGAATTTGCAAAATCCAAAAAAGGATATCAGAGCTCTTGCATGACTtcaaccttctccctgctaccTCTCACCAATGCCAGCACACTGTTTGGGCTTATAGGCTACCTCAACAGGGAGGGGGTTACATGAAATGGTGTGGATGTGTTTCCTACTGCCGCCCACTTACACCTTACTTTACCATGTGTTTAACCCAACAGATGGCACCagtaaagcccctgtcacacatccAGGACCTTCCCACAACTCTGCTCACAACCACTCCCTAACTAAGGAGCTGGGTTGGAGTTGCCTGAATTTCATTCAACTCAAGGTCCAGTTAGATCCCCTTCTTCACAGCAGAGAAGCAAAAATTTtgctttttaaaatttttagcATCAGCTGACCCAGAGACTTTTAAAAACTATAGGCAGTGTCGCTGACCAACTTCCAGCCACATGCAGCATTCATACTTATGACTAACTCCTggccatggtctggagaaggtcaggAGACCATGGTCGGGTaggtgtgacaggggctttactGTTCTTATGATAGAAATGCACCAAACTGAATCCAACAGCTACCTGCCAACTATAACAGTGACAACGTTAGTGCAAAAAGGCGAGTGAAAAGAAAGCCTGGCAGATGAACCTGAACTTGGGCTGATGAACAAAACAAACCTTTGTTTGGGGACCGTTTGATGAGGGGATGAGGTCGTCGGAGCTAAAACTATCCtgaaaccatggcaacagaaaaGTGTTGAAAGAGAGATAATTAAAACCACACAGGCAGAACATAAAGCGATGGTGTGAAGCAGAAAAATGCATGATTTGAAGCAAAGTCTGATATTGCATAAATTCAAAGCACTATTCAGATCAGTCTTAGGGAAAAGGGTGGGTGcatacaaattttattttttctggAATCAAATCTCACTGTGAGAGCTAAGCCCGGCAAGATGttggctttttttaaacatagtACATTTACATCAAAGTAGTGATTTTAAGTCAAGTTTGATATAATTCATTTATGATAAagaaatgataatgaaaattGCTGATAATTTGATGCTTGAAAAAAAGTGTGCAATAGGGCTGATTGGTGTTGTTAGAGTTAATATTGtactgaaaaaaatctgtaaaaaaTTTATTTGTTCGTACGTTGACTATCCTTGCAGCNNNNNNNNNNNNNNNNNNNNNNNNNNNNNNNNNNNNNNNNNNNNNNNNNNNNNNNNNNNNNNNNNNNNNNNNNNNNNNNNNNNNNNNNNNNNNNNNNNNNGTTCGGGTTCGGGGTCGTGTATGTTGCACTGCTCCAAGAATTCGTTTTGACATTTGCTGGAGGCTTACCGTACATATTGTAGGTAGAACTGCCAGACTTGCggttgcggttagggttagcgttagggttagggttagcgtcagtgtcaaggtcaaggtcaaggtcaggcagggttagggttagggtagtNNNNNNNNNNNNNNNNNNNNNNNNNNNNNNNNNNNNNNTTTCGCAAATTTCGGTCGACACTATGTATTCATTGATGAGCTTATTTCGTGcttacttcatcatcatcatcatcatcattatcatcattatcgtATATCCGGTTACACCGGCGAGGTACCACCAATACATagtacaccaaaaagtagtgactcaagcaaatggatatggNNNNNNNNNNNNNNNNNNNNNNNNNNNNNNNNNNNNNNNNNNNNNNNNNNNNNNNNNNNNNNNNNNNNNNNNNNNNNNNNNNNNNNNNNNNNNNNNNNNNNNNNNNNNNNNNNNNNNNNNNNNNNNNNNNNNNNNNNNNNNNNNNNNNNNNNNNNNNNNNNNNNNNNNNNNNNNNNNNNNNNNNNNNNNNNNNNNNNNNNNNNNNNNNNNNNNNNNNNNNNNNNNNNNNNNNNNNNNNNNNNNNNNNNNNNNNNNNNNNNNNNNNNNNNNNNNNNNNNNNNNNNNNNNNNNNNNNNNNNNNNNNNNNNNNNNNNNNNNNNNNNNNNNNNNNNNNNNNNNNNNNNNNNNNNNNNNNNNNNNNNNNNNNNNNNNNNNNNNNNNNNNNNNNNNNNNNNNNNNNNNNNNNNNNNNNNNNNNNNNNNNNNNNNNNNNNNNNNNNNNNNNNNNNNNNNNNCTCCTCGTactttagagctcgcagactcgtcgtccgatcgattttcgccctAGTGTGAGGGGGTTATTGGTAAACTACCCTATATGGCAAACCATGCTGTGCTGCAGTATTGCTAAGAGTTGTCAGGGGGCGTTATTTACAGGAGCCAGATTTACACATGTCAGAATGTCAGGGTCGACAAGGAGAATGAATTGTTGTTTGGATGTTTTGGTGAACTGCTTGGGAATAACTCGTAAATAAACGAATTCGATTCATGCATCtggtctcggaccggagtttcttttacgatttcggaggttggcggacagcctcaggccgaagggctacagttccgctagtaaacgcaggacgcgaaacttaatcaatatggtcgaaagccgtttactgcctctttccgacaaacctattggtatcgtctgttgcctctttattttgggtagaatatgtagcaaaatttcaatttaggacccgaaaactatcatttttaacactttttcATGCATCTTTATTCGTTATCTGTCAGATTGACTTTACAAATGTAGGAATAAGTATACCATATTATGTCGTATTGttctatatcatatattatttaATTTATAAGAACAATAATTATTGGTCTTTTGGTTCAATCCACGAACACTGAAATACATTGCAGCGTCTTATGAACAGTAGAAGACGCCGAATCGCTACCGAATCAatcatttcatatcatatcatgtcagatgatataatatcttatatcatatcatatcataaaatgtcatgtcagatgatgtaatatcatatatcatatcatatcataaaatgtcatgtcagatgatataatatcatatatcatatcatatcataaaatgtcagATGAtgtaatatcatatatcatatcataacatgtcatgtcagatgatgtaatatcatatatcatatcatatcatatcataaaatgtcatgtcagatgatattatatcatattccTATTTTTGCTCTGCTgacatggtgcgacttgtcaggttttgTCGGGGTCCGAAACACaaagaaattagaaaccaaagatgaaaggAAATCATATTGAGTGGGCAGCAAACAGCGCACGTTTTCCATTCGAGACAATCATACAGACACGTAATCGTTTCGGTTTGTTTGATACATGCTGTAAgagaggtatcgaaaacaaTCTTCAAAGAAATGTTACgtttttgatcatgtttggaaTACAAAAAGATTTATTGACTAAATTTATGTATAGGTATGCACCCATAGGCACccattctttctttccttttttggcgacgcctcaggagcTTCGCCTAATgatatagtgtgcgaccgtttgacaaaaattcccaaaataccgcaggcatgtcaggaatttttccacgcttgcgtagttgcatcatccctttagagggggaataactcgggaatgggttgacggatcatcataatATTTAGAAtatagatagcttcagagatgcctaaCATAATTACATAAACgtaaatgctaatcatgcaaatcaggggctaatttgcatgattaatgaggacagtttataaataaactgcatttcatgttaaaaTGTTCAAAAAA comes from Branchiostoma floridae strain S238N-H82 chromosome 2, Bfl_VNyyK, whole genome shotgun sequence and encodes:
- the LOC118410019 gene encoding acid-sensing ion channel 1-like — protein: MKTRHGTSFGNLDTAAEIREGFIQVTVYFENMKIEHIYETPSYEVENLLGDIGGQLGLWMGISIMTVIELAEFLTDVVIFLTMRRKKAGQPSPPDVESDLPRDPTAGLPAGPYIVMPRQFPLTEVVPNRSKIVPRYPIMKGSWRNATFTEV